Proteins encoded by one window of Salvia splendens isolate huo1 chromosome 5, SspV2, whole genome shotgun sequence:
- the LOC121802920 gene encoding uncharacterized protein LOC121802920 isoform X1 — MVNSRGDSRLDGLEKATKELNAQFQQTNVRISALGSKLDSLIEEMRAGFAALNHKSRATPEDDASSENRESNSVSAGIKSTSPMPTFDGSEPLTWLARANQYFLINKTSSDRRVDVAMLAIEGPAKPWKQLLVRRCPSLSWDKFVQQLLQRFGDTITSEGCVAGNSSKHSSEGPIATTQVAKNPPKIPPIPNNITATAAAVISRYPSAAMASKNPPHEVPIPKLSVATNGLPSKEHEVSILGETTSVYGLKVPDVLKDPYMRIVSVSAPSSPSLPSPPVLEFSSSSHDSSERQMMHSAKELRFSRSLFGASSHKPANQLVHRPHRQIHIYKLVFEPPPDLHLRI, encoded by the coding sequence atggTCAATTCTCGGGGAGATTCACGCCTAGACGGTTTGGAGAAGGCTACTAAAGAACTCAACGCCCAGTTCCAGCAGACGAACGTACGGATCTCCGCGTTGGGATCAAAACTCGACTCCTTGATAGAGGAAATGCGTGCGGGGTTCGCGGCCCTCAACCACAAGTCCAGAGCAACGCCGGAGGACGATGCGTCCTCTGAAAATCGGGAATCTAATTCGGTGTCAGCCGGCATCAAATCAACGTCGCCAATGCCAACTTTTGATGGATCTGAGCCTCTCACGTGGCTCGCGCGGGCAaaccaatatttcctcatcaacaaAACATCATCGGATAGACGGGTCGACGTTGCCATGCTCGCCATAGAAGGACCAGCCAAGCCTTGGAAGCAATTGCTCGTTCGTCGCTGCCCCTCCTTATCGTGGGACAAGTTTGTTCAACAGCTCTTGCAACGTTTTGGCGATACCATCACATCAGAAGGCTGCGTCGCAGGCAATTCATCCAAGCACAGCAGTGAAGGCCCTATTGCTACTACCCAGGTTGCCAAAAACCCGCCAAAAATCCCACCCATACCCAACAATATTACCGCAACAGCAGCCGCAGTTATTAGCAGGTATCCTTCAGCAGCCATGGCGTCAAAGAACCCACCACATGAGGTTCCAATCCCCAAACTGTCTGTGGCCACAAACGGCCTTCCATCTAAGGAACATGAAGTTTCAATCCTTGGGGAGACAACATCAGTGTATGGTTTGAAAGTGCCTGATGTTTTAAAAGATCCATATATGAGAATAGTGTCTGTTTCGGCGCCATCATCACCTTCCCTGCCCTCACCGCCTGTACTCGAATTCAGCAGCTCATCTCATGATTCGTCGGAACGGCAGATGATGCATAGTGCCAAGGAATTGCGTTTCTCCAGGTCTCTATTCGGTGCTTCTTCACACAAGCCAGCGAATCAACTAGTACATCGACCACACCGACAGATTCACATCTACAAGCTTGTGTTTGAGCCTCCACCTGATCTTCATCTGCGAATTTGA
- the LOC121802920 gene encoding nudix hydrolase 16, mitochondrial-like isoform X2 translates to MSELVARTGRQQQRYEDGYRLIAGCIPFRYKTVKDDDGGRIENIVEVLMINSTGGPGLLFPKGGWENDETAEEAAEREAMEEAGVRGDLVHFLGCYPFKSKTLQDEYSPEGLCRAAMYALHVKEELDSWPEKCHRQRSWLTVGEAVGCCRHAWMREALENGFSKWYDDGMIHTLPRKGSS, encoded by the exons ATGTCTGAATTGGTGGCTCGAACTGGTCGGCAGCAGCAGCGTTACGAGGATGGCTACCGTCTCATTGCTGg GTGTATTCCCTTCAGATATAAGACAGTAAAAGATGATGATGGTGGCAGAATTGAGAATATCGTTGAAGTATTAATGATCAATTCAACTGGTGGACCTGGTCTTCTGTTTCCAAAG GGTGGGTGGGAGAATGATGAAACGGCCGAGGAGGCAGCCGAAAGGGAAGCCATGGAAGAGGCTGGAGTTCGAGGCGATCTAGTG CATTTTCTTGGATGCTATCCTTTCAAGAGCAAAACACTCCAAGATGAATACAGCCCGGAAGGACTGTGTAGAGCAGCTATGTATGCCTTGCACGTGAAGGAGGAGCTCGACTCGTGGCCTGAGAAGTGCCACCGGCAGAGGAGCTGGCTAACCGTTGGGGAAGCAGTTGGGTGCTGCAGGCACGCGTGGATGCGGGAGGCCCTTGAGAATGGTTTCTCAAAGTGGTATGATGATGGCATGATCCATACCTTGCCAAGAAAGGGTTCAAGTTGA